The genome window CTTCGGTGGCGGAGCGGCAACCAGGTTGTCTGTTTGTCGGCGTAAGTGGTTGACGAGCGGTCGATCGGGGCCGGCACGATGTTCGCTGTGAGGCGGCCACCGGCGGTCTCTGGTGCGCCCACGCCGAGACCGCCGGGGCGCCCAGCACCGTTCATCCTCCCCCCTTGGCTTCCTTGTTCCTTCCTTGCGCTGGGCGATCCGGTGATAGAGCCAGGCCGTGGTGTGGCTGATCGTGCTCGCTGGCTACCTGTCGGGCTCGGTGCCCTACGGGCACATCCTCGCCCGCCGGCGGGGGATCGACATCCAGGGCGAGGGCAGCGGCAACATCGGCGCGACCAACGTGCTGCGCACCGGGAACAAGCGCGCGGCGGCAATGACGCTGGTCCTGGACGCGGCCACCGGCCAGCAGCGCCACGTCCTGCCCGCCCAAGAGGCCCTGTCGGTCGGCAACTTCCGCTTCAGTCCCGACGGCGCACGGGTGGCGATCGCAACCGGATCGACCGTCCGCGTCTACGAACTGCCCTCCGAACAGCTGGTAGCAGAGCTGCCGCACCGAGGTGCCACACGCGACGTCGCGTTCAGCGACGACGGGCGCATGCTCATCACCGCATCCGAATCCGGATCCGGTATCTGGGACCTTGCCACCCAACGTCAACTCGCCCGGTTTCCCGGCGCAGGCTCGTTCTCCGTCGCGTTCACCCCCGACGGACAGCGGATAGCCGTCGGCGGCACCGACGGTGCGATCCGCCTGTACCCCTGCGACGTCTGCCATCCCATCCAACGCATGCTCGAACTCGCCCGCGACCGCATCACACGACAACTCACACCAGCCGAACGTGCCCGCTTCCTACACGAACAAGCCCCCACCGACAGCGGACACGACCAGACTTGAACTACCACTGTGTAGTTATCCAACAACACCCTTCTAATTGCCGGCGCCCAGAACCAACGGGATTGTGCGGCCTCGTCACAGAATGAGCGGCCGAGCGCCGGTATCACCCGCATGGTCATGCGCATATGGCGCTTCGTCGCTACAGCGTCGGATACCGGACGGGAGCCGCCGCTCTTCGATGCCGCCCGAGGTCAGGATCGGGTGTGCGTTATCGATCGGTTCACCGGGGGCCATGACGCGCGCGACAACCACGGCTATCGCTGCTCAACTTCCACGACGTAGAGATCGTGGTCCGACAAGTTCGTGCTCTTGGCGAAGGTGGGAACGTTCCAGCAATCTCGGATCTCCCACGAGGCGGGAACGGCGATGTGATC of Actinomycetota bacterium contains these proteins:
- a CDS encoding glycerol-3-phosphate acyltransferase produces the protein MVWLIVLAGYLSGSVPYGHILARRRGIDIQGEGSGNIGATNVLRTGNKRAAAMTLVLDAATGQQRHVLPAQEALSVGNFRFSPDGARVAIATGSTVRVYELPSEQLVAELPHRGATRDVAFSDDGRMLITASESGSGIWDLATQRQLARFPGAGSFSVAFTPDGQRIAVGGTDGAIRLYPCDVCHPIQRMLELARDRITRQLTPAERARFLHEQAPTDSGHDQT